In the Betaproteobacteria bacterium genome, TTGGCCGCCGCTTCCGCGCCGATGTTCGCGCCCGCGCCCGGCTTGTTGTCGACGATCATCGTCTGGCCGAGTCGCGCACCGAGCTTTTCCGCCACCACTCGCGTGAGGATATCCGTGGCTCCGCCTGCGGGAAACGGGACGACGACGTGGATGGGTTTTGACGGATATCCGCCCGCGGACTTTGCGGGGTCTGTGACTGTGCGAGCTGCGGAAGAATGAACACGAACAGCAATGCAAATGCGGTGGCGGCAATTTGTTTCAGTTGTTTGCGCATGACGCGGTCCCCGTATCGATGTGTTTGCGCAACCACTATAGAGGCCGGGATTCCTTAAATCAAATGCGCCGGGTCTCCCTGCTGCCAGTCGCGTGCCGGATCAATTACTTTTGTTTCCCGCGCGACTCACCGCCATCTGTCTCCGGTCTTCTTCACGTAATTCGCCAGCACATAGGGCCACGGAATGACGATCGGGAAAATCACCCAACCCATCAGGCAGGCGTTGACCGACTCCCATGTGTCCGCGTCCATCTGCTGCGCAGACCACAACGGGAATGCAACGGCGATCAACCATATCGACTTCCAGACCAGCTCGAAAAGAAGCAGCGGCAACATTTGCAGCGGATAGCGAATTCCCAACGCTGCCAGGACCGATACGGCCGCGAGCAAGCTTGAGGCAGCGCGAGGCGTTGGGTCACCCGCGATCGCGTGGCTGACGATTCCTGGCCATATGGCGAATCCAAGCCCTACCAATATGAGCAGGTAAGTGGCTCTCAGCAGATACAAGCGAAACGTTGATACCTCAGCCATCGTGCGAGTCCCTTTCCTCTATAACGACGGAAAACTCCAGCGCTGGCGGTCCTCACAGGCCATTAGTGCCGTGCAACCCCCGCCAGATACGGCGTTTCAAAACCTGAGGCGACGGATTCAATCACCGAGTAGCAGCGTCACGCTACCAACACCTTCACATCCGGATACCCCAGCATCTTCAGGATGAAGTAGTTGGCGGCGGCGTCGCCAGGATCGTCTGCGACGCAAATGATTTCGGCATAACGCGGGAGCCCGGCTTTGACGAGGATGCTCCAGATATCTTTCGCTGCCTTCGGTGTTCCGTCGACATTCACCAGCTCGGTGTACGGCACGTGAATCATTTTTCCGTCCCGCACTTTGGCCGGCATCGCTTTGCCGGAAGCGATGTAGACCTTCGGATACGCGCCTTCCGTGCGCGACGGCTCGCCGGTCAGGATGCCGGGACGAACGTTGGCGGTATATGTGGTGGCCGGGAGGGCAAGATCCTGCGGCGATTTTCGCGGGCCGACGATGGTGGCTTCCTTGGTGAGCGTAAAACCGCCGAGCCCCCAGTCGTCCATGCCCTCGGCGAGGACAGAGATCTTTTTCTGTCCGAGCTTTTCCAGCATCAGGAACGCCAGTGCCGAACTTGTGTTCAATCCGCCATCGGAGACGATGACAGCCTCAAAGGCCGCATTGACGCCAGCGGCCCCCAGCATGTCGGCAAGTTTCTCTGGGGTGGCGAGGTGGCGCTTGAAGACATCGGCGGGAATGTTGACGGCGAACGGCACATGTCCCAGTTGGTAGGCCTCTGCCGGGCGCACATCCACAACGTTCAGTTTTGACACACCGAAGCTGCGCAGCATCGGGTTGCCCCATCCATTCAGCCAGTTTTTTTCGCGCATCATATTTGGCGCGTCGTACGTCCAGAACGGCAGCCCTCTGTCGTCACGCAGCCACTCCAACTGGGATTCCTTGTAGAGCTTGACCTTCGGGTAGTTCAGCAAAATCCTGGTGGCAAAAAACGGTACGCTGGCAGCAATGCCGCCGCCGCAGTGCGTGTACACCTGCTGTTCAGGTTTGATCCCCAGGTAGGTGAGCATTCGCTTGATCTCCCCGCTGGATTTGAACGTCTTGTCCGGGTTAAAGAAGTCCGCGCTGGGCGCCATGATGGCATTGGGGATATGGCCGGCGCGGTCGAAAAATTTGGCACCGCCAAAATGCTGATCGGGTTCGAGCGCCTCGACGAGCGCGTTGTTGACCGGGTCGCCGGAGGCCACCAGAAATTCCGGCAGCCGCACACGCACCTCTTCCCTCAGCGTCGCGACGCGAAATGTTCCCGTCTTCGGCGCCGGTGTGGCGTCTTTCGTGGCCGCGCCGCCCGCCGCCAGCCATTTCGCCATGCCGCCGTCGAGGACGAACATGTCCTCGGCGGGGAAGCCGTGATAGTAGAGGTCAAAGAAAAGGCTGGTCGCAAAGAAGGTGCCGCCCTGGTCGGTGAGGACGATCTTCTTGCCGGCGCTGACCCCCCAGGACTGGATGCGCCGCTCCATCTCTGCGGTGGAATTCTCGCGGCCACCGAAGCTGAACACATCGACATTAACCGCGCCGGGAATGTGCCTCGCCGCGTGCAACGGGGTCGGTGATGCATCCAGCAAAATAATATCGTCGCGATGGAGGTTCTTCTCGAGCCATTGAACGCTGACGAGATTGCCCGGGCGATCTTCGGCTGCCGCGGCCGGCTGCATCATGAACAGGCCACTCGCGATGAATACGAAAATCCAATAGCTCAGGTGCTTTGACATGTTGTGCTCCGGTTGCGTAATGGCCGTAACGTAGTCTTGCGGCAACGCCGGGAGCAAGCCCGATGTGATGAGCCACGGTTCAGGCGGACGGGGCACGATCCGCGCGGATAGGCCGCACGCCTGCGGACCGCGTTTACATCATTCGAAAATGATGAAGAAAGGTGCGGCTTACCGGCAACACATCCGCGCGATATTTCAGATGGATGTTGGCCGTCTCGTTATGACCGCGCAGGACCTGTTTGATCGCGCGAAGGTTAACCACCACCGAGCGGTGCACCTGCACAAACTGCTCGGCATCAAGCTGGTTGATGAGTTCCTTCAATGGCGTGCGCACCAGCCCCTCGGCAGGCTGGCCCGCCGGATCATGCCAGGCGACGAGCGTGTACTTGTCTTCCGAGCGCAGGAAATCGATCTCGTCAGCCGACACCAGGCGCAGCGCCTGCCCCACCGATACGCGCAGCCAGCGAAGCGACGTTGGTGCCGCATTCTTGAAAACCCGCGCCGCGAGTTGATCGAGCAAGGCGGCGGTATCGGGAATCTCCGGCGTGGCACGCAGTCGCTCCTTGAGGCGCGCCACGGTGTCCATCAGACGTGAAAGCTCTACCGGCTTCACCAGGTAATCGAGCGCGCCCTGGTCGAACGCCTGCACCGCGTACTGATCGTAAGCGGTGACGAACACGACATGCGCGCGGCGGCCGATGAAGCGCGCTGCTTCGATGCCGGACAAGCCGGGCATGTGCACGTCGAGAAAACAAATGTCGGGGTGCTGTGCCTCGAAACTCTCGACCGCCGCGCGGCCATTGCGCGCCTGCGCGACCACCTCCAGTTCGGGCCAGGTCTGCGCAAGCAGGCGCGTGAGCGATTCGCGCAGCAGTGGTTCATCATCAGCAATCATCGCCGTGGGGCGCCGCGCGGTCACGACCTCCGTCATGGCGCATCCTTTCGCGCGGGGAAATCGATTTCGGCACGCACGCCGTGTGGCGAGATTTCGCTGAGCGTAACGTGGGCATCGCCGTCGAAGGCCAACTGCAAGCGCTCCCGCAAGTTGGCAAGCCCGGTGCCCAGCCCTTCGCTGCCACGGGCAAGGCCCATGCCGGTATCGCGCACTTCAGCATGGCCGCGCCCATTGATGATGGTCACGCGCACATCGATGCGTCCGCCCTCCTCGGTCGGATCGATGCCGTGACGCATGGCATTTTCGACCAGGGTCAACAGCGTCATCGGCGGGCACACCAGCGTTCGCGCGTCGTCGTCGGCTTCAACGCTGAATTGCAGGCGATCGGGCATGCGCATTTGCATCACGTCCAGATACGCCTGCACCAGTTCGAGCTCCTGACCCATCGTGCTGGAGGGCTGATTGAGGCGCGGCACCGCGGCGCGCAAGTAAGCGATCAGGCTCTCCAGCACCGGCGCTGCGCGCGGCGAACCCGTGCTGACCAGTTCGCGTACGTTCGCGAGGGTATTAAACAGAAAATGCGGCGCGACCTGCGCTTGCAGCAATCGCAGGCGCGCATCGAGCGCATTGCGATCGTACTCGCTGCGCGCGAGTTCAAATGTCAAGGCGAGCTTGTGCGCCTCGTCCTTGATTTGCCGAAGCAACGCCGCAACGGCAATCCACGGCGAGACCAGCAGCCCCAGTGCGGTCATGATGCTGAATCCGAACATGCGATTCTGGTTCTGCCACCAGTGCGCCGGGTCCCCTATCGTGGTGATTGCGTAGGCGATCGCGGTACTGATCGGAACTGCCACGGCCACCGCGAACACTTGCAGCGCCCAGCGCGAAATCCACGCGGGCAGGTGTATGGGCGAGCGCTCGAACAACCCGAAGGCAAGCAATACCACACAGCCGATGAACAGCACGCGACCGACAAGGACGGCATAGGACGCCTGCCATGTCGCGAGTATCGGCAGGTGCAATAAGAAGCACGTTATCAGCATGACTTTCATGCGCCGCCAATGGAACACGCGCGCAAGGTCGTGGCGGATGGGCGTGGCGTCTATGAATGTCATCGTGACAAGATACCAGCGCGGCGCGGCGAATCAAAATCGCGGGCAGCATCGCAACAATAGGCGCCACTATGAAGCATCACGACACGGCCCTGCCGCCAGGGTCGCTCGTCGGCGCCGGGCGTCGTTAGATGGCGGTTGACGGCCTCTCGTCGGAAACGGATCAAACTGGATCGGACGCCTGTTTCCGCGCTACTACTGTTGAACGGTCAATTCAGAGACTATTTGTGCCGAGAGATGCTGAAATGCGTTGTTCAACGATTGATCAATGAAATCGTTTTGTGCGTCGATCCACGCGGCATAGCTGCCGGGCGGGCCGGCATATTCAAAGCGCTTCTGATTACGTGCCTTGCCCGCCGCGTTGGCCGACACCAGAACGCTCATCATTAATGCGGTCTGCTCCGCGCGGGACGTATCGACAAAAAGAGTTTCAACGTCAACTTCAACCAACAGCGTGTCGCGAGGAAGAGCGGGGTCCTGGTCGCGAATCCCAGCAGAAACAAGAAAAACACCCGCATTGGCGAGCCTGTCCAGACATTTGTGGCTCAGAAGCCGCGCCAATGCTGGTGTTTCACTGCCAGTTATGCCCCGGTCACTAAAGGCGTCAATACCTGAGTTGCTGGGGTGAATTGTTTCCAACCTGCTATAGTTTTTCCCTGCCACTTGTGAAGCCGTCACGATGCGCCGACTCGCCCTGCTCACCGCACTTTGCCTGACGTTTCCCCTCCACGCCTTCGACTTGCAAGGCCACCGCGGTGCGCGCGGATTGTTGCCGGAAAATACGCTGCCCGCGTTTCAGAAGGCAATCGACCTCGGCGTCGATACCATTGAATGCGACATGGCGATCACGAAGGACGGCGTGGTGGTGATCCATCATGACCTGTACCTCAACCCGGACACCACGCGCGGCCCCGATGGAAACTGGCTGGGCGAGAAGAACCCCGCCATCAGCGAGCTCACCTTTGCCGAGCTGCAGAAGTACGACGTCGGCCGCCTGAAGCCCGGCACCGAATACGCGAAGACGTTCAAGGACCAGCAGCCGGTCGATGGCACGCGCATCCCGAAGCTTTCCGATCTCTTCGATCTGGTGAAAAAATCCGGCAATACAAAGATCGGGTTTGACTGCGAGACAAAGGTTTCCCCCGCGGATCGCGCGGCCACACGGCCGCCGGAGGAATTCGCCCGCATGGCCATCGCCGAAATTCGCAAGGCCGGGATGGCGACGCGAACAATGGTGCAATCGTTCGACTGGAGCACGCTGCAGGCGATTCAGAAAGAGGCGCCGGAAATCCGCACGATGTATTTGTCTTCTCCGCGCACGCTTGCCCTCGCGGCAGACGGCACTCCGTCACCGTGGCTTGCCGGCTTCAACCCCGAGCGGTTCGCGGGCTCAGTACCCAAGGCGATCAAGGCCGCAAACGGAAAGATCTGGGCGCCAAACCAGACTTTTCTCACGCCAGCCATGTTGGCCGAGGCGCGGTCAATGGGGATCATCGTCATTCCGTGGACCGTCAATGACCCGGCAATGATGAACAAGTTGCTGGACATGGGCGTGGACGGCATCATTTCCGACCGGCCGGACCTCGTGCAAATCGAGCTGAAGAAACGCAAGTAACGAACGCCGGGGACACCACGTGCAGGCAAGTTGCTCCCGTCCCCAAGTGCGAACATGATGGTCAAAATAGACAAGCTCGCCTGGCTGCACATCCAGGACAAGCGGCTTCTCGGCGCCCGGTCCAAAGGCAAATCGGCCTGGTACATGCCGGGTGGAAAGCGGGAAATCGGCGAGAGCG is a window encoding:
- a CDS encoding glycerophosphodiester phosphodiesterase — encoded protein: MRRLALLTALCLTFPLHAFDLQGHRGARGLLPENTLPAFQKAIDLGVDTIECDMAITKDGVVVIHHDLYLNPDTTRGPDGNWLGEKNPAISELTFAELQKYDVGRLKPGTEYAKTFKDQQPVDGTRIPKLSDLFDLVKKSGNTKIGFDCETKVSPADRAATRPPEEFARMAIAEIRKAGMATRTMVQSFDWSTLQAIQKEAPEIRTMYLSSPRTLALAADGTPSPWLAGFNPERFAGSVPKAIKAANGKIWAPNQTFLTPAMLAEARSMGIIVIPWTVNDPAMMNKLLDMGVDGIISDRPDLVQIELKKRK
- a CDS encoding histidine kinase encodes the protein MTFIDATPIRHDLARVFHWRRMKVMLITCFLLHLPILATWQASYAVLVGRVLFIGCVVLLAFGLFERSPIHLPAWISRWALQVFAVAVAVPISTAIAYAITTIGDPAHWWQNQNRMFGFSIMTALGLLVSPWIAVAALLRQIKDEAHKLALTFELARSEYDRNALDARLRLLQAQVAPHFLFNTLANVRELVSTGSPRAAPVLESLIAYLRAAVPRLNQPSSTMGQELELVQAYLDVMQMRMPDRLQFSVEADDDARTLVCPPMTLLTLVENAMRHGIDPTEEGGRIDVRVTIINGRGHAEVRDTGMGLARGSEGLGTGLANLRERLQLAFDGDAHVTLSEISPHGVRAEIDFPARKDAP
- a CDS encoding response regulator transcription factor — its product is MTEVVTARRPTAMIADDEPLLRESLTRLLAQTWPELEVVAQARNGRAAVESFEAQHPDICFLDVHMPGLSGIEAARFIGRRAHVVFVTAYDQYAVQAFDQGALDYLVKPVELSRLMDTVARLKERLRATPEIPDTAALLDQLAARVFKNAAPTSLRWLRVSVGQALRLVSADEIDFLRSEDKYTLVAWHDPAGQPAEGLVRTPLKELINQLDAEQFVQVHRSVVVNLRAIKQVLRGHNETANIHLKYRADVLPVSRTFLHHFRMM